In Lolium rigidum isolate FL_2022 chromosome 7, APGP_CSIRO_Lrig_0.1, whole genome shotgun sequence, the DNA window TATGTAGTGGTATAAGCTCGCATCACCATGGGAACCCCTGATTCCTCGGTCAACTGAAATCATCCCAGTAACTACATGGTCAACTGAAATCATTCCACGTGGCAGCCTCGGGCATGGCGGCTACCTCCTCTCCGGAGACAACCACCCTGGCAACAACAATGGGCATGACGATGTAGTTTCTCCCCTCCAACGGTGTTAGAGcatcccactcgttggcgctccccacgcccaaatccggcgaaattttcgtccggattggacgaaaatttggcctggggagcgccgaagttccagccgtccccctggcaggaaacccccaacctcgaccatttgacatattttaaacaaattcaacataaaatttaacaagttcggcgagcaagagttcgaaaattgctgaaacaaattcggcgataatcagtacaatgtttacaaatgaagcacacaatttcacaatttttgaaacaaattatgacagactagttggcgtcggcgttggcgttgcctcggagcgtccatatgtgctccaccagatcatcttgcagctgctgatgcattgtagagtctcgaatctcctggcgcatagcaatgaaggcggcccatgatggaggcacctggtgattaggctgtgcaagaggaccctctctctcatatggtgcttgctgctcagccagaggaatcggatgttttcgctcattttcaatgatcatattgtgtaagcacacacaacaattcatcacctcccacatctgatctttggaccaagtcatagcggggaatcggacgacagcaaatctctgctggaggacaccaaatgcacgctcgacgtcttttcggcaagcttcttgtttcttgacaaactcgcaaagtttgggggtgctaggtttcgagatagtcttcacaaatgttgaccactttggatagatacagtctgcaaggtagtatcctttgttgtagtgccgaccattgatcacatagttcaccgggggagcatgaccctcaacaagcttggaaaagatcggggagcagtttaggacgttgatgttattattggatccaggcataccaaaaaaagagtgccaaatccagagatcatgggtagccactgcttcaagtatcacagtgcagccgtttttgtgacccttgtacattccctgccacgcaaacagacagttcttccatttccaatgcatgcaatcaatgcttccaagcatccctggaaaacccatagctacatttgttgcaaggatcctctgagtgtcttcgacagtgggtgatctcaagtaaaagtccccgaacactgctatgacggccctgcggaaccggtagaaacaatcaagggcggtggactccgccatccgaagatagtcatctgcaccatcaccgggagctccataagcCAGCATCCttatagccactgtgcacttctgcagtgacgaaaatccaaccaagccagtgcaatccgctttgcatctgaagtaggggtcgaagtctcggatagcatacacaatttgcagaaatagctttctgctcatcctgaaacgatgcCTGAAAAtagtctcaccgtgcaatggattgtcggcgaagtagtcggcgtacaacatgcagtagccctccattcgctgtctccgcTTGCACTtcaggcgacctggtgccgacccaccacgtcgaccagttgtcactccggcgtacatgcttgataaGAAACCGAGGAtcagcatgtgctcctcgtcttgggcggtggctgccatctcttctcgcataagctcgacgaacatctgctccccctcttcgtccgagtccatggctggtgaggcaaatggacgaacgcctgatgggcgtggtcgaggcaacccgagccgcaaacgacgaggagtaggccgtcgTCGGAAAATAGGCTGAtggaggagcagccagataggccatcgtcgaaagacggcggaatataggcaggtgggggaggaggggcggcggaatctgggcaacaagccggcggggtggtgacggcggcgagagagatacgaggggtgggagaGATTTtgagtggggttcgtgtgtccagtcgccgacagagcgggcccttcccctcttttcactcgtccggagtccccgagctcgcctcgggggaccggggttggcgtgggctcgccggatggatttatggccaaatccggacgaaacgaggaaccgggggcgcgactgggccgaattacgccgtccggatggaaaaaacgtcgatcgggggcctcgtcggggagacgagtggtgaTGCTCCTACCTTCACTCCCAGCAATGATGGATGATTCATGAGATTGACAATAAGCCTATCCCAGATCAATATTTTAAGATTACTAAAATTTCTTAGCAACACAGACATTCACCTCTACCAATGTCCTACTGGGTTCTTGGAGCATAAGGATGGTGTGATTTTATCCCCGTAGCAACGCGCGTATAATTTTCCTATATATATAAGTATAATATATAGAGTGAGAATTAGAGAGTAAAACATATATTGATAAAAACACAACTTTTCTTTAGAAAAAAATATACTTACGAGACCAGTATTATGTTGAAggataaaatatgaaaaggaaaaaATATCAGGAAAATTTAAGTTGCACATGTGATTATATTACCAAATTTTTGGCAAGTAATAAAAATGTTCAGAAGTCAAATCTAAATACTAAATTTTAAACAATCCGATGCAACGAACGGAAATGTTTACtactaatctatacctaataataaagaaaataaggtttcttgttggtccgtccTTATTttaccgttttaccctcccaccaaaccacATAATACCACCAAATTGACACCGTACCGTTTCACTTTTTTTCCTTCTATTGACACCATACCGTTTTGCTTTCTTTTCCCTTTCCTTTCTCTCCCGTGAGCTGCCGAAGACCGGCCTCGATTCGTCCCGCGAAAACCATGAGGTCGAACAAGGCAAACAACAACCGACGGGTACGATTTGAACCCTGTTGGGACTCAGGTAAGAGCAGGCGCCCACGGGCAACCCGACATGGACTCCGTTTGGCAAGCTGAAGCCAATAAAAACAGACTCGATACCCTTGACAGAAACCCAGATCGACTGCAGGTTCCGCTGCTGTCGCCCGTGCTCGACATTTACGTCTTCTCGCCATCGCCAGAAATCGATCTGCGCCGCTCTTGCCGTGAGTCTCGAAATTTTTTATCGTTCTCGAACAGTCTCATCACGTACAGAGGTTGTGGTTGCCACGAAGACAAGCAGACAAGGAGATTCGATTCCCTTCATGCCAAGCTCGCCGGCGCCATCCTCGAACAGTCTCATCGTCTCGTCAGGTACGGCGGTGGTGGATAGGAGATTTTAGTTCGCTCATGTTTCCCGTCCCCATCCTTCCGGCCTTCGGCCGGCTGCTGCACCCACAAATCTGCGTCACCCATGGATCTCCAGCACATTAGCGTGAGTGTGCCCGAGTGATCCTCTCGGTCCCGACTGTTGCACGCCCGTCATCGAGGGTCAGCGCCGGACCAATGCCGCCATTATGGTGATCGCCTGATGCTGCTCTCCGTGTATGTACCGATAAGACTTGGATGCATAGGAAAATCCATCACAAGAAGTGCGGGCTACAGCAGGGAGCTGCAATCTTTCAACAGACAGCGTTAACATTGGGATTCAGATGTTGGCAGCAACAGTCAGCCATCGTCGTTCCAAACGGCACAAACTGTAGCCTGGCAATGTTCAGTTTATGCATAAACGAATTCAGAAACTCTTCTTAGTCTGAGGAGTTCAGACTCTTCTTATAGAACATAGCAAAAAAAGGATTGATTTTGTACCATTTTACTAGGTAGATTCACACTCATAAAATATATCTTTGCAAGCGAACATATTTTCATGATTTTGCAGCAAAACGAATAGTTCAGCTAACTACCACCCAGCAGCTTCCTAAATCATTACTGCACCTGCATCTGCCACTATTAGTTTTTGAAAAattacaaaataaaacaaaaaattaagGAAAGAATAAGAAATTTTATGGCGGGTGTAACAAAACTGAAGAGATGAGATGAATTTCACAGAAGAAACAAATGATAAAAAAATGACAACAACGCTATTTCAGTTGTGGGTGCTGCACTAGCGTGGTTGTCTTAATAGGTATCTTGACTTCAGCCAATGGTAGGACATGACAACAAAGCTATTTCAGTTGTACCTACATCTAAATCTGGAATTCTTCGTTtagaaaaatatgatttttaattgtTGAATTTTATGTGGTATACTCCCTCCGTTGCACCAAAAGTTCCTTAGATTTATCAAAAATTGAATTTCAGTGTATGGGAgtcgtgttttggaacatgggagaatATAACTTACACATATtttcaatttcaaaaaaaattaaaacaaaaaattcgcacatacTTCACATGCtatgcgctcacaaagtcgtttcataaaaaatcgacgacgtgtgtaaaaagataaaattcaataCTAAATAATgattttcacaagataaatttcctcttttttacatagaccaaaaaaatattgggttttcatgaaacttgacgaacaagacacatatattatggagatataCATGTCCAATTGTTTTCCAAAAAACTTCGACgcttcgaaatataatttttggtagagggagcatacgcgaaTATGAGCCGAATTgagtagtgtctagatacatccaacttTTGATAAATCTAAGACACTTCTAATAGGATGGAGGAATTACAAATTTTCAAcaacaacgcacgggcacttttagtAGTATTTGTAAAACAGAATTCCTGTCGGGCACAATGAAGTGTCAACCGGGCTCTCCGTCCGATTTCCCATCTCGCCGTCTCTCCGTCTAGTGAGGGATCCCCTCTCTCCCCATCTCCCCGTCCGATCGCCTCCAATCCTTCCCCTTGTTGACCCCTCGCCCCGGGAGTCGCATCTCATTGTCACTAGGATCCGGTGAGGCTGCCACCTGCCAGGCACACCTCCTGGCATCCGGTCCGGGCGGCCGCCACTACCCTCGCCGGACCCCAGCACCACCGCGACTGCCCGCTCTCTCCGTCGCTATTGCTCAGCAGCAGGTGTGGGCCACGGACCGGCTCAGCAGGCTTGCTAGCGCCGGGGTGATTCAAAGCGGTGGAGTGAAGATTCTGAAGAAATTCCACAGTGGAGTAAGCGAACTTGCTTACAGAGTACTTGGTGTGTCAGTTCCACCCCTCTATCTGTTCacatcaccttttttttttttgcgggggatcTGTTCACATCACCTAATATAAGAAATTGTGGGATTGCGTTTTTTTTATTTTGGATTGAGCCGAGTATCAGACAACATCCTGGCCCTAAACCTTCCAGGAATGTGTAAGTACACTTTACTGGAAATTGTAATGTGAGAGCGTTTTTTTATAGCTATGACTGCAGCTATAATTGGGTTGGCAAGATGGTTGTACGTAGGAAGATATGCCAAGAGTAATGCTGGATGGTTAGGTCGTGGTCCGATTTGGTCACTAAGTGATGTGTTTGGTGGAGACTTGAACAAAATGTTTTTCAACAAGTCAATGATGCCATCACTTAAAGTTGCTGTCCAAGCTTACCTTTCTTGACCATGGACTGAACTTTGTTGACTAAGCAAGCGTATAGTCTTTGGGTAGCCAATTATAAACACCACAGAGAGCAGAAATAATGAGCAGGCACCACGCTCTCAAACATACACCCTACAACGCAAGGGATAACGCAAAACCGTTTTTCTTTCGAATGGGCTGCTACTTGCCATGGGGATGCTTGTTCCTGGTCCTGTGCATAGTGTACTCCAGGTTTCCGACTTCTTCAGGCTGCATCATGGAGGAAAGGGCGGCTCTCATGGATATCAGCTCCTGGATCATGAGCACAAAGTCCGAGGTTCCCAGTTCGTGGGAACACGGTGATGACTGCTGCTCCTGGGAAAGAATCATGTGTGACAATAGCACACGGCGTATATTGCATCTCGACCTTTCCCAAATCTACCAGCCAAACGCTGCCTATGGAAGTGATGGTTCCACATCAGTTGAAGTGGATGCTCCATGCTGGAATCTGAACATGACGATCTTTTCTTCGTTTCGGGAGCTTCAGCTACTGGATTTCTCTGGAAATCACGCTTGTTTACAAAATTTCAATGGTATGTAAGTCATGTTGCATGCATGGGACTCTATTTTTATTATTCTAGTAAGTTTGATTACATTTCATCTTATTCGAAGCAAACATTTCCTTAGGTCTTCAaggattgaggaagctcaagtatctCAACCTCAGTGACAACACTTTCATAGGGAGAATCCCAGTATCTATCAGCAAACTAGTTTCTCTGGAGGTCATAAATCTCAGAGGAAATAACATGAGTGGGCCTCTTCAGAATACAGGTATTGAAAATAAATTTAACATCCTTTTTTAGTTGGTCCAATTGATTTTTATTTGATATAAAGCATGTATACATGGCAGGTTTTAAAAATCTGCGGAACCTGCGAGAATTGTATTTGGGATCCAATCAGTTGAGTGGTAGCCTTCCAGCATCCATATTTGCACTTCCATGCCTTGAGTACCTGGATCTTTCAGAAAACCTCTTTCTAGGACATATACCTATAAACTCATCTTGGAAGTGTCCCTCAATGCTTCAAACTATCTGGTTATCTGAAAACATGCTAAGCGGTAAATTTGATTTCTTCTGGCTCAGAAACTGTACCAAGCTCAGAGACATAGATCTGTCGAGGAATACTGATTTGGTTGTTAAAGTGAAACTTCATGGTTGGGTACCTAATTTTGAACTGGAAAGACTAAGGCTCTCTTGGTGTACCCTTGATAAGAGCATAATTGCAGAGCCACATTTCCTAGGCACACAACATCATCTCCAGGTTCTTGATTTGTCTAACAGTAATTTGCCCGGAAACATGCCCAATTGGTTGTTCACAAATGAAGCGGCACTTGTTTACCTGGATCTTTCAAATAACTCTTTAGTTGGATCATTAGATCTGATTTTGCAACACAAAACTAATCTTCAAATGGTGAACGTATCTCTGAACCATATTCAAGGACAGCTGCCAGCCAATATCAGTTCAATGTTTCCCAAATTGAGGATTTTTGATATTTCTCATAATATGATATCTGGATTTGTGCCATCTTCATTGTGTAACATTAGAAGCATAGAATTTATGGATCTATCAAATAACATGTTCACAGGAGAAGTACCATCTTGCTTGTTCAGTGATTGTTCGGCATTGAGAGTATTGAAAGTCTCAAACAACAGTCTTGGGGGTATGATCCTGGACGGGGCTAGTAACTTGTCCTTTGTGCGGGAAATATACCTAGACAACAACCAATTTCATGGGACTCTCCCTAGAAATCTGTCTGGTAATGTATATATCATGGATTTACATAGTAACAAGATGTCTGGGGAACTCGACACTTCGTTATGGAATCTCCCTTTACTAGAAGCTTTGAGCCTTGCCAGGA includes these proteins:
- the LOC124676638 gene encoding receptor-like protein 45 is translated as MGCYLPWGCLFLVLCIVYSRFPTSSGCIMEERAALMDISSWIMSTKSEVPSSWEHGDDCCSWERIMCDNSTRRILHLDLSQIYQPNAAYGSDGSTSVEVDAPCWNLNMTIFSSFRELQLLDFSGNHACLQNFNGLQGLRKLKYLNLSDNTFIGRIPVSISKLVSLEVINLRGNNMSGPLQNTGFKNLRNLRELYLGSNQLSGSLPASIFALPCLEYLDLSENLFLGHIPINSSWKCPSMLQTIWLSENMLSGKFDFFWLRNCTKLRDIDLSRNTDLVVKVKLHGWVPNFELERLRLSWCTLDKSIIAEPHFLGTQHHLQVLDLSNSNLPGNMPNWLFTNEAALVYLDLSNNSLVGSLDLILQHKTNLQMVNVSLNHIQGQLPANISSMFPKLRIFDISHNMISGFVPSSLCNIRSIEFMDLSNNMFTGEVPSCLFSDCSALRVLKVSNNSLGGMILDGASNLSFVREIYLDNNQFHGTLPRNLSGNVYIMDLHSNKMSGELDTSLWNLPLLEALSLARNDLTGDIGPGICTLTSLLLLDLSDNYFTGRISNCNAPLHLEFLSVSRNSLSGFPSAFFNSSYITVLDLSHNQFTGTIEWTQYLYQIKVLLLSGNKFEGQISSNLCHLQHLSIIDISHNIISGPIPPCIGIIPFEDPDANLYNWPTTPVNFFGGFDGMDFSYSSHYDLQGFTFTTKGNPYIYGRNFFILMSGIDLSANMLSGEIPREIGNLSHIKSLNLSNNFFTGSIPATFANLSQIESLDLSENRLNGSIPWQLTGLSSLEVFSVAYNNLSGCLPDSGQFGAFDVDSYRGNNNLRSCTASSGPVVRNGTVIHVPDDPDPIPYVVSAVSFVLAFWATATFVFCHSFGQRVILKL